In the genome of Arachis stenosperma cultivar V10309 chromosome 6, arast.V10309.gnm1.PFL2, whole genome shotgun sequence, the window GTCTCAActcttttaataattaatttggaAGCACAAACAAAATATCCAcaataaaaaaaaccaaaaaaattaattgatgtCCAAAAAAACATAATAGATATTTCTTATATGAGAAGAACATGTGTGGTGataaatagtattttattttatatcatATCATTGATTGAATATCCATGTATTGAGGCCACATAatcattaataaaatattttatacaataaatcataataattgaaTAGTAGTACACAATTGAGAAACAAGAATAGCTATTTCCTCCCACCTTCCCTCCACATGTGTttatataactatatatatataatatacaaCCGTGACCTAAACCTAATTTAGGCCTAAAGCATATCCAAgacaagagaaaaaaaaaagacatggAAGTGATGGTGCAAAATTCTTCAAGTATGGATAATTTTGAATTCATGAGTGGGACAATGAGTTCACCATATTTGAGTGCACCTTCTTCACCAAAACGTTTTGGAGAATACTACTTGAGTGCTCCAACAAGTCCATCTAGGGTTTCTGAGTTATATGCTGATTTTCATGAAtacttctcttcttcctcttcctcttcaacaatGCATTTTCAACAAGGTattactactaataataatgaAGACGACGGCAACGGCGACGACGAAGATGATGATGAAGGTTTTGCATTCTTTGTGAGTCGCGAATCGGAGAAACCTTCTCGTTCGGCTGAGGAACTTTTTGATGGCGGCAAGATCAAGCTTTTGGAGCCTAAGGGCAATGAATTGTTCataaaaactcatgaaaaagaagaagaagaaaaagaaagaaacataTTATTCAAAGCTTTCTCAAAAAAAAAGGAGGCTAATGAGTCTCATCAAGGTATGTTAATTAATggattatatttttgaaaaaaaatagtttcattttaaaaaaaattattctaggAAAATAATTACTAATCATTAGTGCTTTTAAATTGTAAATGAAGCAAGAAAATGAAAATCTATTTTGTAATTAGCCTTTGACTTTGTGAACAACTCTTGGTTTTAAGAGATTATATATCggtgaaaattcaggtgcaATCGATTTCACATGAAGTTGATAGatgagagtcgttagatgaaaatttagttaaatcaatcaaatcatctaacgactctcaattatcaactttacGTAAAGTCAACTGCACCAGCACCTGCACCTGATTTTCCACCTTATCTATTTCTAATTAGTTAttagtttttgaaattgaattaaatCCACCCAATTTCAATAAAACATGTATTAAGAcctatattattattgttgttattgaaTCTAATTAGTTTTCCACTTGTTCAGAAACTCAacagagaagaggaagagacaGAACCCCTGCATCATCATCAACATTGTCTTCATCAAACTCAGGTAGAAGGATCACAAGATCACACTCACCATATAGAACACCAtttcaagaacaacaacaacaaccacctTTGACCAACAAACTAGAATCCTCATCAATCTTAGCATCATCCTCATCATCCtccaataacaacaacaaaggTGGTTCATCATCAAAAAGATGGAGCATAAAAGACTTGTTGTTGTTCCGAAGTGCCTCTGAAGGAAGAGCTTCAACCAAGGATCAATTCAAGAACATTCTTTACAACAAGAGTATTAACAAAACATCAAGCTTTAGATCCATAGATTCTTCTTCTAGAAAGAAGGGACACGTGTCACCACATGAGTTGCACTATGCAATGAAGAGAGCTGAATCTGAGgatatgaagaagaagactTACTTGCCATATAAACATGGCATTCTTGGAAGATTAGCTGGATTTGGACTCTAAAATAATTCACAAAAAAAGTTACTCCTAAagaattcatcttgttcttTCTTTGTAAAATAGTTGTATGATTTTGTGTAAGTTTGTACAATAACTTTGTATTAGAtggaaaatttaaattattataataattgttcattttttttattaaatagtaGTTGACTAATGGTAGGCCGTCAAAATAGGTTAAATCCATCAGATTAGCTCATTTATTTGTTTAAAGGACGGATTTTGTCTCTAAAATTAAGTTCGTTTAAATTTCGAGTTAAACATGTTGAGCTTAACTAATTCGAAAAAAAGATAGAGGATTAAATAGGCAACTCGCGGGCTAAACAGCcgtctatttattttttatttgcatttttttaaaattaattttttttttgttaaaactCAAAAACCTAACCCATCAATTAAATAATATACATGTTTAGAATTTTTTACctaaaaatgatattttctacaaaaaataaaataaataggtAAATAAGTCGGCTGGTTTAACTTATTGGATTAACTATGAACAATTCGGACTAAAAATTTATAACCGGTGAATAAAACGTGCTAGTCCAATGGGGCGGATCTAAATGGAACAAGTTGGTCCGTTTGACAACCCTAACTAGTTGTATAGTATTACTAATAATACTACTATTTGACTAATTGTAGGGTCGTCAAAATAGGTTAAATCCATCTGATCAAATCAGCTCATTTATTCGTTTAAAGGGCAGATTTTGTCTCTAAAATTAAGTTCGTTTAAATTTCGAGTTAAATGTGTTGAGCTTAACTAATCCAAAAAAATAGAGGATTAAACGGGCTAATTCACGGGCTAAACGGGCgatctatttattttttattcatatatatttttttaaagaaaagttttttttgccaaaactcaaaaatccaaccatcaattaaaaaatatatatatgtttagaattttttacctaaaaataatattttttaccaaaaaataaaataaatagataaataggTCAACCCGTTTAACTTATTGGGTTAACTATAAATAATCTAGACTAAAAATTTATAGCTAGTGAATAAAACGTGCTAGTCCGACGGAACAGACCTAAATGGACCAAGCTGGTCGGTTTGACAACCCTAACTAGTTGTATTGCTAATAATACTACTATAATGAAAATTAGATCATATCCATAGCTCTACTCTGTTCCATAAAATTTGGTTTGCAATGAACTAAGATATACAATCATGACATAATAATAGAAATAGGGAAATTAAATAATGATTCAGCTAAAATAATAtacatttaattatatttacaCATGAATTTCTGGATAAAACAAGAGCCTTGTTATGTACACAATATATAgtatcattagtatgtagtgaATACAAGTCAAATGTTATCCTAAAATTAGCAGCTTATGAATAATGAATAATCCTTGCTCCAATTTAGTTCAAACAAAATTGATTTAATTCTTATTAGCTCATGACATGCTTCAAATTTGAGTGAGGCAGGGATGATAGGTTGCTGGAATTTGCAAGAGACAAGTAATTGAAGGTGCCAGCTTTAACTGAAGATTGAAGATTGTGATGGGAAGCTATAATAATGTGTTTAGATTCCTCAGCACTATCATAAAGCAAAGACAACATTAGAATTGGATTTGCTAGGATTGTAATTTGTAAACATAGATTAACTTATagcaaataaagaaaaaaaacccATTAATTTCTGAGTTTTGTTGAAAATCTTTGTGCTCATGGAGGCTGGCAATACATCATGTCTATTTTTGGTATTATCTTTGGGACTAGATGAATTATCCTACAAATAATTGAATATACTTGTTAGTCCATTGAAAATGTAATAAATTATGAATGATGATGAATTGAAGTGTGATTAGCACTTACTccttgtccttggtctcctttgTGACACAAATTTAAAGGAGGATGAATTAGAGGATTATCTTGATCATGAAAATTGTGGAGAAAGGGATGGTTAAGAAGCATTGATGCAGAAGGTCTATCAGCAGGGTCCCTTCTGAAACATTGCTGCAGGAAATCCTTTCCCACTGATGATAAACTCTCTGGTATTGGTGGTGTGCTTTGTAGTACCTTGAACATTGCTGATGGCTAATCATCAAATACAAAAATCCAAAAACTATATGTTATTAGATGACTACGGATATGAAAATAGGATAAAGTACTATTTTGGTTTTAACATTTGGGCTAAATCATGATTTGATCCATAACGTTTCAAAcgttctattttattttaaaaagttttaacCAGGTTCAATGTAGTCCTATCATTACATTTGACACTAATAGTGAACGGACTAAGTGATCTGGACGTTAATAACGTTACTAGTTAAGTTATATCTTTTTTCATGTGTTAGAAAAATATAACTAGAACCTTCTTATAACACTTTTTCTcatcaattttctttttgtacAAAACACCAAATCCTAACAATCACTTACATATTGAAGTTGAATGCTATTAGCTCTTCAATATGAAAATTGTTTGTGTCAAATTCAATAGTGAGACGACATTGAACTCacttaaaacttttttttttagattgaAATAGGACGTTTGAAAGTTTTTAAGATTGAAATAGGACTTTTGTAATGTTAGGAACCAAATTATGATTCagttgaaacgttagggaccaaaataaCTTAGTCACGATTCTCAATTATCATCTTTACGTAAATAATCATCGCGTTATATATAGTAAGGTAGTTTGGTTACCCCTTCAAGGTCACTCCAAGGAGGCTTTCCTGACAACATTTCAATGATGGTGCAGCCTAAGCTCCATATATCAATACCCATGGCAACATCAGGATTTGATTCATTCTTAATGGCAGCTTTCATCACCTTCAATTAATTCAAATGGGGGTATGTGATTATTGTAATTATTACTAATCTAAATCACTATAATTATATGGTTGATGATGATAAGAGTAATGAATTAAATACCTCAGGAGCCATCCAATAAGGACTTCCCTTCAAAGAAAGTTCATATGAATTCCCTGAAAGCTGCAAATAGCACATTATATTATTGTTCTTCAGATATCATGACCACCACAATCACAactaaaaaccaaaaaataagtTACAAAAGAAACTCACAATTTTGGCCATCCCAAAATCTGCAAGCTTGACAATGCCAGATTCATTAACAAGCAAGTTTGCACCTTTGATATCCCTAAAGAACAAGTCAACAAATTCCAATTTAgactttattataaaaataaaaaataaaagaataaaatcaattttactTTGTAGGAAGATTCAGCTTATGAATCACTTGTCAATTACATCAAAATAATCTATCAGAattttaaaacaacaaatttgtCTTTTACTATATGTAAAATTCCTTGAAAACCAAATTGACATTTTACTCTTTAAACACATCACATTGTTTTCATTCAACACAACACAAACAAAATCAAATTGTTTTGAACAAAGAATGTTATGACCTGTGAATAGTCTTGGTGCTGTGTAAGTAGGCCAATCCAGAGAGAATGTGTTTTGTGAAATTTCGAACTACAGATTCTGTCATAGCTCCACAATGCTCCctaataaatttattaactGATCCTGGATGAACATACTCCATATATATGTACAAATGATCACCAACCTGATGAAAACAAATGTCAAATCTAATTGAAATTCAcaaaatatgaaagaaaaatttAATGAAGTCACTCACTATTTCACTTCCATAATACTGCACTATATTGGGGTGGTGTAGTTGATGAAGGATTTTGATTTCCTGAGACAAAGATGGAATAAGCTAACATGTCAAAAAATAAACTACACTATTTGAAGCTGTTTTTATGAACATTTATGCCATAGTTCATATCTCCTGTAATGTGGAGTTGATTATCTGATATATTTTCAAGTATAACTGCacgagtttaattttgatgcactgacAGCTTTACACGGTCACACAATTTATAGATTACACAAGGATAGCGAGTGTCATATAACTTAAATTTCAAGAAAATTATtctatataatttataaattaaacaGTAGTGTGTATAGAGGTTAATGTAATTTACCTGTTCTAGTTGCTTTATGCACTCAGCAGATGTAGGATCATCAGGAATTATATCCACTTGCTTCATTGCACAAGAAGCTCCAGTTTCTCTATAAAATCATACACATGAATAGCTATAAAATCAAGCATATAAATGGATTGTATGAAGATGAAGGATGAGCAGAGAATTGCATACAGGTTGGTTGCATGATAAACACTTCCAAAGGTGCCGCGACCGATTAGCTTCCCTTTCTGCCATTGGCCTTTCATTGAAGAAGGTGATGGTTGATGTAGCATCATTGATGATGAAACTCTAGGAGGAAGTGGCAAGGGATGTGCATCAACATGGTTATTTTTGGGATTAGAAGAATAAGCAGTACTTAAGCTAGCAGGGCAAATATGaacattatttttgttattattagcTTGTGGTAggtggtgatgatgatgatgatgatccaAATTCAAATAATTGTCATTGGATTGTTGAAGTAAATTATTGATGGTGTGATGATCAAAGAAATGTTGTGGATTGTTGTTTGATCCATGTGGACTAGTGACTGGACTAGACAAGACACTTGATGGGGCACTCTTAGCAGCAACATGCATGCTCAAACCAGAAATACTCacacaatcatcatcatcattttcatcatAATGGCACAATGATGGGGGAATTTTGCATGAACTATTCCCTGCATTAACATCAACCGGTTAAGGAGAGTCTCTAAAAAGCTCGCATGGTAACTATCTCAAGACATAAACGTAAAATTATATTAGATAAGACGGAATAGTTACAGTTTTATTTCTGGAGATATCCCTTAACGCACACAAACCTAAATTTAGTCCCTAAAATTTTAGTTGTCTCTGTTTAGTTCTCAAATTTTATGAACGTGACTTATATTAGTTCATGGAATAATTTTTGACGCACAGACGCTGAAGTGAATAATCAGGTGCCACGTTGGACTATGTAAAATAATGTCGTTTTTGTTTTGGCACTCAAATATCCCAAAAACATCTTAATTGTGTTTATTAAAACTTTTCCTTCTAAAGCGACGTCATTTTTCGGCTATTTGAGCACTAAAACCAAAACGATGTCATTTTACAGGTTTTAAGGTAGCATTTGATTGTCCATGTCAGCACTCCATTAACGTTTGTGTGGCAGAAGTTGTTTCAAAGACTAATGTAAGTCATGTTtgcaaaattttgaaattaaataaaaacaattaaaattttaggaaTTAAATTAAGGATGACGTACAAATTCaaaaaccaaattaattattaactttataTTTCTGTctctaaatcctaaattttaaatctcaaaataaagatattttgtgtgtatttttattctgtcTCAAATATTAA includes:
- the LOC130935451 gene encoding mitogen-activated protein kinase kinase kinase 5-like isoform X2, which gives rise to MPPIISRKPSSPPSCVVHDHHDEKTMKKQSNYQRSKTCNSINTNVLDEVQHVTRQRKLVRHLKDKEVFDLLHLHSTINCSCSSSCSRGRSSSIGCGHWSISAVPQPLPLPESSSATLVMTRRAESTGLGLGHVHLLGSPSTEPPTFALTLRKTVNHGALTCTKPSSNLDRPSQDLTTIAKAKNNLRVHIPAKTFLAGNSSCKIPPSLCHYDENDDDDCVSISGLSMHVAAKSAPSSVLSSPVTSPHGSNNNPQHFFDHHTINNLLQQSNDNYLNLDHHHHHHHLPQANNNKNNVHICPASLSTAYSSNPKNNHVDAHPLPLPPRVSSSMMLHQPSPSSMKGQWQKGKLIGRGTFGSVYHATNLETGASCAMKQVDIIPDDPTSAECIKQLEQEIKILHQLHHPNIVQYYGSEIVGDHLYIYMEYVHPGSVNKFIREHCGAMTESVVRNFTKHILSGLAYLHSTKTIHRDIKGANLLVNESGIVKLADFGMAKILSGNSYELSLKGSPYWMAPEVMKAAIKNESNPDVAMGIDIWSLGCTIIEMLSGKPPWSDLEGPSAMFKVLQSTPPIPESLSSVGKDFLQQCFRRDPADRPSASMLLNHPFLHNFHDQDNPLIHPPLNLCHKGDQGQGDNSSSPKDNTKNRHDVLPASMSTKIFNKTQKLMGFFSLFAIS
- the LOC130936013 gene encoding uncharacterized protein LOC130936013, producing MEVMVQNSSSMDNFEFMSGTMSSPYLSAPSSPKRFGEYYLSAPTSPSRVSELYADFHEYFSSSSSSSTMHFQQGITTNNNEDDGNGDDEDDDEGFAFFVSRESEKPSRSAEELFDGGKIKLLEPKGNELFIKTHEKEEEEKERNILFKAFSKKKEANESHQETQQRRGRDRTPASSSTLSSSNSGRRITRSHSPYRTPFQEQQQQPPLTNKLESSSILASSSSSSNNNNKGGSSSKRWSIKDLLLFRSASEGRASTKDQFKNILYNKSINKTSSFRSIDSSSRKKGHVSPHELHYAMKRAESEDMKKKTYLPYKHGILGRLAGFGL
- the LOC130935451 gene encoding uncharacterized protein LOC130935451 isoform X1, with protein sequence MPPIISRKPSSPPSCVVHDHHDEKTMKKQSNYQRSKTCNSINTNVLDEVQHVTRQRKLVRHLKDKEVFDLLHLHSTINCSCSSSCSRGRSSSIGCGHWSISAVPQPLPLPESSSATLVMTRRAESTGLGLGHVHLLGSPSTEPPTFALTLRNLIKEILARYQKIIRKTVNHGALTCTKPSSNLDRPSQDLTTIAKAKNNLRVHIPAKTFLAGNSSCKIPPSLCHYDENDDDDCVSISGLSMHVAAKSAPSSVLSSPVTSPHGSNNNPQHFFDHHTINNLLQQSNDNYLNLDHHHHHHHLPQANNNKNNVHICPASLSTAYSSNPKNNHVDAHPLPLPPRVSSSMMLHQPSPSSMKGQWQKGKLIGRGTFGSVYHATNLETGASCAMKQVDIIPDDPTSAECIKQLEQEIKILHQLHHPNIVQYYGSEIVGDHLYIYMEYVHPGSVNKFIREHCGAMTESVVRNFTKHILSGLAYLHSTKTIHRDIKGANLLVNESGIVKLADFGMAKILSGNSYELSLKGSPYWMAPEVMKAAIKNESNPDVAMGIDIWSLGCTIIEMLSGKPPWSDLEGPSAMFKVLQSTPPIPESLSSVGKDFLQQCFRRDPADRPSASMLLNHPFLHNFHDQDNPLIHPPLNLCHKGDQGQGDNSSSPKDNTKNRHDVLPASMSTKIFNKTQKLMVLRNLNTLL